The following proteins are co-located in the Athene noctua chromosome 16, bAthNoc1.hap1.1, whole genome shotgun sequence genome:
- the SLC2A10 gene encoding solute carrier family 2, facilitated glucose transporter member 10, with amino-acid sequence MGRALLVLLLSATVSLLGGLIFGYELGIISGALLQLQIDFHLSCFKQEVLVSSLLIGALLASLVGGILIDRHGRRRAILVSNLVLLVGSLILTLVRSFIGLVIGRMTVGFAISVSSMACCIYVSEMVAAHQRGLLVSLYEAGITVGILLSYALNYIFAEVDEGWRYMFGLAIAPTAMQFLSILFLPVNPVKLSSWDSDCQKGLIQLQDTEDRAAAKWEPCKEKLYSFLDLFRARDNMRRRTLVGLGLVLFQQFTGQPNVLGYASKIFHSVGFQSNSSAILASVGLGAIKVVATLVAMAFADKAGRRVLLMAGCVVMAISVTTIGLTSHIAPLAMARDCKAAGVPSASHSLTQHPLMPVSSQPVVSPIPPALGARKSQAGPGFAATRSLTIVFDSSQSRKVVPDSSLTQKRDLAGQAKEETVRGTGPPFGGTPWMEHTVLNWITLLSMMAFVSAFSIGFGPMTWLVLSEIYPAGIRGRAFAFCNSFNWAANLLISLSFLDLIDAIGFSWMFLLYGLVGVMAVIFIYLFVPETKGQSLEEIDQQFSRKRVWEGNVFKQRRGRGVSCTHAQYQRVEHADSK; translated from the exons ATGG GTCGTGCACTGCTGGTCCTCCTCTTGTCTGCAACAGTCTCTCTCCTGGGCGGGCTGATATTTGGGTACGAGCTGGGGATTATCTCTGGTGCACTGCTGCAGTTGCAGATAGACTTCCACCTCAGCTGCTTCAAGCAAGAAGTTCTTGTGAGCTCCCTCCTTATCGGAGCTCTCCTTGCCTCTCTGGTTGGAGGGATCCTCATTGACCGCCATGGACGGAGGAGAGCAATCCTTGTCAGCAACTTGGTCCTGTTGGTTGGCAGCCTTATTCTCACACTGGTGAGGTCATTTATTGGGCTGGTCATTGGGCGCATGACTGTGGGCTTTGCCATCTCTGTCTCATCCATGGCCTGCTGCATCTATGTCTCAGAAATGGTGGCTGCTCATCAGCGAGGGCTACTGGTGTCTCTTTACGAAGCGGGTATCACCGTAGGCATCCTACTGTCCTATGCGCTGAATTACATCTTTGCGGAGGTGGATGAGGGGTGGAGGTACATGTTTGGGCTGGCCATTGCCCCAACAGCCATGCAGTTCCTCAGCATCCTCTTTCTCCCAGTGAACCCTGTTAAATTAAGCTCGTGGGACTCAGACTGCCAGAAGGGCCTCATTCAATTGCAGGACACTGAAGACAGAGCAGCAGCAAAGTGGGAGCCCTGTAAGGAGAAGCTTTACTCATTTCTTGACCTTTTCAGGGCCAGAGACAACATGAGAAGGCGGACTCTGGTGGGCCTGGGACTGGTGCTCTTCCAGCAGTTCACTGGGCAGCCCAATGTGCTGGGCTATGCCTCAAAAATCTTCCACTCAGTGGGGTTTCAGAGCAACTCCTCAGCCATCCTGGCCTCTGTTGGGCTGGGGGCAATAAAGGTGGTGGCCACGCTCGTGGCAATGGCCTTTGCAGACAAGGCTGGCAGAAGAGTGCTGCTCATGGCTGGCTGCGTGGTGATGGCCATCTCCGTCACCACCATTGGCCTCACCAGCCACATTGCTCCGCTGGCCATGGCCAGGGACTGTAAAGCAGCTGGAGTCCCCAGTGCATCCCACAGCCTCACCCAGCACCCCCTGATGCCTGTATCCTCCCAGCCTGTGGTGTCACCCATTCCACCAGCATTAGGTGCTCGCAAAAGCCAGGCAGGCCCTGGGTTTGCTGCTACAAGGAGCCTTACAATAGTTTTTGACAGTTCTCAAAGCAGAAAGGTTGTTCCTGATTCTTCCCTTACTCAGAAAAGGGACTTGGCAGGTCAGGCCAAAGAAGAGACAGTGAGAGGCACTGGCCCTCCTTTTGGTGGTACTCCCTGGATGGAACATACGGTTTTAAATTGGATTACTCTGCTGAGCATGATGGCTTTCGTGAGCGCCTTCTCAATTGGATTTGGACCAA TGACCTGGCTGGTCCTCAGTGAGATCTACCCTGCTGGGATAAGAGGAAGAGCCTTTGCCTTCTGTAACAGCTTTAACTGGGCTGCTAATTTACTGATCAGTCTCTCCTTCCTGGACCTTATTG ATGCTATTGGTTTCTCTTGGATGTTTCTTCTCTATGGACTGGTGGGAGTGATGGCTGTTATATTCATTTATCTCTTTGTTCCGGAAACGAAAGGGCAGTCCTTAGAGGAGATAGACCAGCAGTTCTCCAGGAAACG GGTGTGGGAAGGAAACGTGTTTAAGCAGAGACGTGGAAGAGGAGTAAGCTGCACACACGCACAGTACCAGAGAGTGGAGCACGCTGACAGCAAATGA
- the TP53RK gene encoding EKC/KEOPS complex subunit TP53RK → MRCAPAGPAMAAAQAEAGGPCAGMAAAAGPATGVGEAAGPAGDVGEAAGPAMGVGEAAGPAMDEPAGEARAAGPVVAEAPPPPLPGLQLVQQGAEARVYRGLFLGRAAVAKLRIPKRYRHPALEERLSRRRMAQEARSLLRCRRAGIPAPVVYFVDYVTNSIYLEDIVGSITVQDHINSVQGSGNDTSNLLVLAEKMGELLARMHDEDIIHGDLTTANILLRPPTEKLDLVLIDFGLSFVSGLPEDKGVDLYVLEKVFLSTHPDTEAVFKALLKTYAAKSKKSGPVIKRLDEVRLRGRKRSMIG, encoded by the exons ATGCGCTGTGCGCCGGCGGGGCCTGCGATGGCGGCGGCCCAGGCGGAGGCGGGCGGCCCGTGCGCTGGCATGGCTGCGGCCGCGGGCCCCGCCACGGGCGTGGGGGAGGCCGCGGGCCCCGCCGGGGACGTGGGGGAGGCCGCGGGCCCCGCGATGGGCGTGGGGGAGGCCGCGGGCCCCGCCATGGACGAGCCTGCGGGCGAGGCGCGTGCCGCGGGCCCTGTGGTggccgaggcgccgccgccgccgctgccggggctGCAGCTGGTGCAGCAGGGCGCCGAGGCGCGCGTTTACCGGGGGCTCTTCCTGGGGCGGGCGGCGGTGGCCAAGCTCCGCATCCCGAAGCGATATCGGCACCCGGCGCTGGAGGAGCGGCTGAGCCGGCGGCGCATGGCGCAGGAGGCGCGGTCGCTGCTGCGGTGCCGGCGGGCAG ggaTTCCGGCTCCAGTGGTCTACTTTGTGGATTATGTCACCAACTCCATATATCTTGAAGACATTGTAGGCTCAATAACTGTTCAAGACCATATTAATTCTGTACAAGGGAGTGGAAATGATACCAGTAACCTCCTCGTGTTAGCAGAGAAGATGGGTGAGCTGTTAGCAAGAATGCACGATGAAGACATTATACATGGGGACCTTACAACTGCCAATATACTTCTGCGGCCGCCCACAGAGAAACTGGACTTGGTGCTGATAGACTTTGGACTCAGTTTTGTTTCAGGTCTTCCAGAGGATAAAGGAGTTGATTTGTATGTTCTGGAAAAAGTCTTCCTTAGCACTCATCCAGATACTGAAGCGGTGTTTAAAGCTCTGCTAAAGACTTACGCAGCTAAATCTAAAAAATCTGGTCCTGTGATCAAAAGGCTGGATGAAGTACGGCTAAGGGGAAGGAAGAGATCCATGATTGGGTAG